DNA sequence from the Cellulophaga sp. HaHaR_3_176 genome:
CAAATAAATAAAATAGAATAGATATTATGACTATTACAGAAATTAACTTAAAATTAGTTTTTCTTTTTTGTTTTGGAATTATGAATGCTAATGTGATAACTAAACTTATAAAACATAATACAATTTGAGTTCTACTACCTAATCTAAATACACATAACATGCTTATAATAAATAAAAAAGCTAATATTAATTTAAGAATAATATTTTTTATTTTCCCTGTAATAAACAGAGTAGGTATTGCCATATTAAAAGTCAAATAAGCACCCATTAAAGTTGCTGTAATTGGACGTCCGTTCCAAAAATTAGGAATGTAACGATCAAATTGAGCAAAACCACCTTGAAAAATATTTAAGAGAACAGAAACAATGGCTGTAAAGGAGTATAATAATCCAACCGCTATCAAAATATAATAAACCTTTTGTAATGAGTTTATTTTTTGAGAAACATATTTTCCAAATAAATAAAATGTAGGTGGAAATAATAAATAAAATAAAATAGTTTGTATGTACTCTTCAGGGTCAAAAAATGAAAAAGAAGCGTAGGTAGAAGAAAAAATAAGTAATATAATAAAAATAAAATCTATATTTTGTATTAAATATTTTTTATCAAAAAAAACTAATACAAATAGAGTGTAACCTGCCAAGTAACCTAATTCAAATGGGTTGATAAGGTATAAAATAAAAAATATGCTTGGTAGCAAACCAACTTTATGAAAAATAGATCTTAATTCTAAAAATAAATTGAACATTTTATTTTTTTTAGATTAAATTTTTTTAATGAATTTAGCAGGATTTCCAGCCCATATTTCATCATCAGGTATAGATTTTGTAACCACTGAACCTGCTCCAATAATTGATTTGTTTCCAATTGTAACTCCCTTCAAAATTATTGAATGAGCTCCAATAAAAGCAAAATCTTTTATAATAATTGGTTTTGTTATTGGAATATCAGTTTTAGTATTCATTCTCAAATCAGCATTTAAAGAATGAAAATCTGTATCATAAATCTTAACACTTCCACCAATTTTCACATAACTACCTATCGTTATTTTTTCATGACAAATTATTGTAGAATTTGAAATTCCGGTATTGTCACCTATTTCTATAATCGCATTTTGTTTTGTATTAAAAACCATACGTACATCACCACCAATTGGGTTTGCTGAAGAACTAGAGTTGAATATGGTATTGTTACCTAAAATAATTTTTCCTTGCCCTCTTATAAAAAGCTTTCCATTGATCTTAGGGTAAGATTTATATTGTACTTTTTTATAAATTAAAAGAGCATAATTATATAAAACAGTATAAATGTTTAAAATAAAATAAATATTTTTTTTTAATTTATTCATTTGAATGGATTATAGAATCATATATATTGGTTAATTGCTTGAGGTTTGTAGATCTTGAGTGCCTTTTTAGTGCAGCTTTATTTCCATTTAAACCTATTTCTTTTGCGAATTCGGGTGTATTTAAGATACGCTTGATACCAATTGCAAGCATTTCTACTTCTTCAAATCTATATAGTAAGCCAGTTTTCTCATTTTCTAGCATGTTTGACACGCCTCCAACATAACTAGCGATAACAGGAACACCTAAAAGTTGGGCTTCACCTAAAGAATTAGGACTGTTTTCAATACTTGAAGGACAAATAAACAAAGATGAATTTAAATATTCGTTTACCATTTGCTTTTCGTTAAGTGAGCCAGTAAACGTTACTTGATCTTGTAAGTCATACTTTGCTAAAAGCTTTTTAATGTACTTACCATATCCTGTGATACTAAGTTTTTCTTTAAACGTATCAGATTTAACAATATTACCTCCAGCTATACGCAGTTGCAATTTTGGAAAATCTTTTTTTAATAAATAAACAGCTTTTAAAACGTTATGTAAACCTTTTAATGGAGTAGCTGCTTGTGATAAAAAAATTACTGGATTATTTTTTTCATTATTGGGAGACCAAAGTTGTGATTCATAAAAGATATCTCTCAAAGATTCATTACAAAAATAATAATTAACTTCAGGATTTAGAATTTTAGTATGATCATGATCCCAGTCAGTTCTTCCAATAACATTTTTAGTTTTTAAAAGATATTTTTTTTCAATAGCACTCCCTCTTTTGTAAAACTCATTTTCTTGCTGTCTTAATGTTTTTCTTTTTAAAACATCACGGAAAGTCAAACTTCGAATTAAATCAATAGGCTTTAAACCAGCTAAAAAATATCGGGCATAAACACTAATAAGTCCCTGTATAGAAATAACATAATTTAATTCAGGACAAGCATTCATTAATGAAAGTCCATGCGCATATTCTGTTCCATGTATATGAACTACATCAGGTTGAATTTTTTCAATAATTGATTTCCATTTTTTTTCTAATGTTATATCATAACTACTTATTGACGTTTTTCCTTTTAATAGTAAATAAGTAATATTTGAGATTTCAACTTCTTTATCTTCAGTAGCGTTTCTAGATGTAGCAACAAATAAATCAATTTCAGAATTTTTAGAAAGATCTCTTGCTAAACCATACATCCAGCCACCAACAACAGGAGGTCTTTGCCCGATTGAAACAGCCAAGTCTGGAAAAACAGTATTTGTAACCCAAAGTATTTTCATTTTATATTATTTTTTAATATTTTAATTTGATTGATTGGGTTATAAAATTCATCAATTACTTGATATGATAATTTTCTAACAAGCTCTCTTTTTTCTAAATTTAAATTAATCCATTTTTTAATTGTTGTCGTTAAATTTTCTAAATTATCATTTTCAAAAAATTCGCCAGTTATTTCGTTCTCTATTGCTTCAAACTCTGGCATTTGATTAAAATAATCATCATTAGAAATTACGGGACACCCAAATGTCAAACAATGTAATGCTGTTAATCCAACAGGTCCAGGAGAAACACATACATCAGAATTAAATAAAAGAGACCCTATTTCATTTTGATCATAAGAAGGACCGAAAAACCAGACAAAAGATTTTAATCGTTTTTCATTGACAAGTTGAGCTATATTATTATTATCTTTTAAATCATCTCCTACAAAAACTAAATTGCAATAAATTTCATCTTTTATTAATTTGTCTAAACTTTGTATTAATAAATTTAATTTTTTAGATTTTTGTATTCTTCCTATATAAATTAGAACAGGATAGTCATTATTAAAGTGATTTTTAAAATTATCATTATAAGATAAGTTTTCTCTTATTTTTATATGTGCTTTATAATCTAAAGAATTATAAATTAAAATTAAATTTTCAGGTTTAAAACCTTCATCAATCATTACTTTTTTTGAACTTTTACCGTATAGAAATACCTTGTTAAAAAGAGAGAAAAAATTCTTTTCTAATATTCTTTTTTTTGTGTTACTATTTCCTTTCATTCCATGAGCCCAAGCATAAGTTTTTTTTCTAGTAAACTTTAATAAGATTAATAAAACCCAAGATGATAAACAATATGGAGATCCAGTTATAATATAATGTTTATATGGCTTAAAAGCCAAATGAATTACTCCAATTTGCCACATAAATCCACTATTAAAAATAAATTTATTTTTTAATAGTTTTTTGAAATTTTTTAATTTTTTGTATTCTAAAGTTTTTATTGAAGTCTGAATTTTATCTCCAATATAAAAATCACAGTTAAGCTCTTTATCCATTAAATCATAAATAGGTAGCCTGTAGTGTGGAGCTAAATTAAAAATACAACATATTTCATTTTTCATTTTAATGTCTATTTAGCATTTTTATTTAGATTTTTCACTTTAGATATTAAAGTATTTATCTCTTTTACCTTTAATAAATAGGCTGAGCCATAAAAAGTAGAGATAATAATAAAAGGAGAAATAATTAGCTTTAATAACGTATTTTCAATATAATAGACTGCTGAAAATAAAAGAATACTCATTAATATACCCGAAAATATAATAGGTAAAAGATCTTTTAATTGATTTATAGCTCCGTATTTCATTATTTTACCTGGTGAATATGAATTTATAAAAAAGTGAATACTTGTGGAAACTAATTCAGCAAGAGCTATGTAATAAATACCAAAAGGGACAGCAATTAATAGAAGTGCTATTCTCACAATTATCTTAATATATTCTTGTTTGAGTGATAAATCTGTTCTACCTATTATATGCAAAAGATTTACGTTTATTCCTGAAATAGTAGATATCAATCTAGAAAGGCAAAAGATTTGCATGATAGGTATACACATAGCCCATTTATCAGTTAATAAAAAACGAATTAAAGGGTCTGCGATAACGATTAAGCCAAAAAAAATAGGAACAGTAACTAATGCTGTCATCTTTATAATTGTTTTGAAATAAGACCTTAAAAGGTTTAAATCTTTTTGAATAGCACTTAAACTAGGTAGTAAAACATTGTTTAAGCTAGATGTTAAAATATTGAAAGGAAAATCAGCAAATTGTACACCTCTTGAATAGAAACCTAAATCTTTTACTCCAATGTATTTACCAATTAAAATTGAATTTATTTGATTAAATGTTTTATTAAGTAAAGATGATATTAACAATTTTGAGCCATAAGAAAAGAGTTCTTTAAATGACTGTTTTGAAAAAACTAATAAAGGTTTCCATTTAACAGCAACCCACATACTTACGCAAGTAATTATTGATCTAGCTAATGTTTGATATACTAGAGACCAAACCCCATAACCATTATAGGCTAAATAAATAGCTAGACTACCAGATAAAACAGTTGCTATGAAATTAACTTTTGCAAGTAATTTGAAGTTGAGTTCAATTGTTACTAATGTTGTAGATACTGTATATAATGCATTTATGATTAAAGATATAGCTGCAACTCTTAAAAGTGAAACTAGTGTTGGTGTTTCGTAGAATTCTCCAATCCAAGGAGAAATAAAGTAAATTAACACAAAACACAAAACACTAACAAAAATATTGAAAAAATAAACTGTTGAAATATCAATTTGAGTTCGATCAACCTTATTTATTAAAGCTTTTGTAAATCCACTCTCTATAAAAACTTGAGAAATAGATATAAAAATCATCAAAATTGCAAATACTCCATATTCTTCAGGTAGAAGGATTCGTGCGAGAATAATTCCTAAAAAAAATTGAATGGCTTGAATTGCAATTCTTTCAATTGCACTCCAAGCCAATCCATTTAACATTTTGTTACCTAAGCTCATTTATAAATCGCTTATTACTATACCTGATTATTATACCAGCTATAAATTTTAGAAATTCCATCTTTTAAATTTACTTGATGTTTCCAACCTAAGTTATTAAGCTTTGATACATCAGTTAATTTTTTCATGGTACCATCAGGTTTTGAACTGTTATATATAAAACCACCTTTAAAATTAATTTCTTCTTTAATTAAATTAGCTAATTCAGATATAGCAATATCAGAACCAGTCCCTATATTAATATGTGTATTTCTTATTTCTTCTGTGTTAGAAAAAGTATCTTTAAAATCTCTGTTTTCCATTATAAAAACACAAGCATCAGCCATATCTTCAGACCAGAGAAATTCTCTCATCGGTTGACCACTTCCCCAAATTTCAACAGTTACTTCTTCATCATTTTTAATTATGCCATATTTTTCAAGCACATTTAAAATTTCAATTTGACTGCTACTACCATTAACTCCTTCAATAGGTAAATATGTCAAATCCTTTTTAATACTATCCCAATTTTCATTTTCTAAAGCTTTTGCCAAATGTATTTTCCTTATCAAAGCAGGTAAAACATGAGATTTTTCTAAATCAAAATTATCATTAGGACCATATAAATTAGTTGGCATTACAGATATAAAATTTGTGTTATATTGTAAATTATAACTCTCACACATTTTTATACCAGCAATTTTTGATATTGCATAAGGTTCATTAGTATACTCTAGCGTATCTGTTAACAGATATGCTTCTTTCATTGGCTGAGGACTATTTTTAGGATAAATACATGTACTGCCTAAAAACAATAATTTCTCTACATTATTTAAATAAGACTGATGTATTACATTATTTTGAATCATAAGATTCTCATAAATAAAATCAGCTCTATATGTATTATTTGCGACAATACCA
Encoded proteins:
- a CDS encoding O-antigen ligase translates to MFNLFLELRSIFHKVGLLPSIFFILYLINPFELGYLAGYTLFVLVFFDKKYLIQNIDFIFIILLIFSSTYASFSFFDPEEYIQTILFYLLFPPTFYLFGKYVSQKINSLQKVYYILIAVGLLYSFTAIVSVLLNIFQGGFAQFDRYIPNFWNGRPITATLMGAYLTFNMAIPTLFITGKIKNIILKLILAFLFIISMLCVFRLGSRTQIVLCFISLVITLAFIIPKQKRKTNFKLISVIVIISILFYLFVPIDLNADYLSTLGKRLQETDSNAGSAGGRTERWTKSLTNLFTKPLGWDFREFGFSHNLWLDVAQQNGLLPFVLILAFSIRTISDTLKTVRKLKPNIYFTNLITVNTIIINLMFFVEPIMQGALSFFLVFCFMQGIIKNSIKYN
- a CDS encoding DapH/DapD/GlmU-related protein, which produces MNKLKKNIYFILNIYTVLYNYALLIYKKVQYKSYPKINGKLFIRGQGKIILGNNTIFNSSSSANPIGGDVRMVFNTKQNAIIEIGDNTGISNSTIICHEKITIGSYVKIGGSVKIYDTDFHSLNADLRMNTKTDIPITKPIIIKDFAFIGAHSIILKGVTIGNKSIIGAGSVVTKSIPDDEIWAGNPAKFIKKI
- a CDS encoding glycosyltransferase family 4 protein; protein product: MKILWVTNTVFPDLAVSIGQRPPVVGGWMYGLARDLSKNSEIDLFVATSRNATEDKEVEISNITYLLLKGKTSISSYDITLEKKWKSIIEKIQPDVVHIHGTEYAHGLSLMNACPELNYVISIQGLISVYARYFLAGLKPIDLIRSLTFRDVLKRKTLRQQENEFYKRGSAIEKKYLLKTKNVIGRTDWDHDHTKILNPEVNYYFCNESLRDIFYESQLWSPNNEKNNPVIFLSQAATPLKGLHNVLKAVYLLKKDFPKLQLRIAGGNIVKSDTFKEKLSITGYGKYIKKLLAKYDLQDQVTFTGSLNEKQMVNEYLNSSLFICPSSIENSPNSLGEAQLLGVPVIASYVGGVSNMLENEKTGLLYRFEEVEMLAIGIKRILNTPEFAKEIGLNGNKAALKRHSRSTNLKQLTNIYDSIIHSNE
- a CDS encoding glycosyltransferase; this translates as MKNEICCIFNLAPHYRLPIYDLMDKELNCDFYIGDKIQTSIKTLEYKKLKNFKKLLKNKFIFNSGFMWQIGVIHLAFKPYKHYIITGSPYCLSSWVLLILLKFTRKKTYAWAHGMKGNSNTKKRILEKNFFSLFNKVFLYGKSSKKVMIDEGFKPENLILIYNSLDYKAHIKIRENLSYNDNFKNHFNNDYPVLIYIGRIQKSKKLNLLIQSLDKLIKDEIYCNLVFVGDDLKDNNNIAQLVNEKRLKSFVWFFGPSYDQNEIGSLLFNSDVCVSPGPVGLTALHCLTFGCPVISNDDYFNQMPEFEAIENEITGEFFENDNLENLTTTIKKWINLNLEKRELVRKLSYQVIDEFYNPINQIKILKNNIK
- a CDS encoding lipopolysaccharide biosynthesis protein encodes the protein MSLGNKMLNGLAWSAIERIAIQAIQFFLGIILARILLPEEYGVFAILMIFISISQVFIESGFTKALINKVDRTQIDISTVYFFNIFVSVLCFVLIYFISPWIGEFYETPTLVSLLRVAAISLIINALYTVSTTLVTIELNFKLLAKVNFIATVLSGSLAIYLAYNGYGVWSLVYQTLARSIITCVSMWVAVKWKPLLVFSKQSFKELFSYGSKLLISSLLNKTFNQINSILIGKYIGVKDLGFYSRGVQFADFPFNILTSSLNNVLLPSLSAIQKDLNLLRSYFKTIIKMTALVTVPIFFGLIVIADPLIRFLLTDKWAMCIPIMQIFCLSRLISTISGINVNLLHIIGRTDLSLKQEYIKIIVRIALLLIAVPFGIYYIALAELVSTSIHFFINSYSPGKIMKYGAINQLKDLLPIIFSGILMSILLFSAVYYIENTLLKLIISPFIIISTFYGSAYLLKVKEINTLISKVKNLNKNAK
- a CDS encoding GDP-L-fucose synthase, which translates into the protein MKKNSKIYVAGHRGLVGSAIVKNLTSKGFSNIIYRTHKELDLTDASAVKLFFQKEKPDFVILAAAKVGGIVANNTYRADFIYENLMIQNNVIHQSYLNNVEKLLFLGSTCIYPKNSPQPMKEAYLLTDTLEYTNEPYAISKIAGIKMCESYNLQYNTNFISVMPTNLYGPNDNFDLEKSHVLPALIRKIHLAKALENENWDSIKKDLTYLPIEGVNGSSSQIEILNVLEKYGIIKNDEEVTVEIWGSGQPMREFLWSEDMADACVFIMENRDFKDTFSNTEEIRNTHINIGTGSDIAISELANLIKEEINFKGGFIYNSSKPDGTMKKLTDVSKLNNLGWKHQVNLKDGISKIYSWYNNQV